Proteins encoded in a region of the Vicia villosa cultivar HV-30 ecotype Madison, WI linkage group LG5, Vvil1.0, whole genome shotgun sequence genome:
- the LOC131604804 gene encoding uncharacterized protein LOC131604804: MLAIEDDEWRLETRYRFETADEEITWVVFRREFMRKYYLEDVWGKKEIEFLELKQANKLVIEYAAKFVKLAKFYPHYSEATAEFSKCIKFEKGLRSEIKKAVEYQKIRVFADLVDSCRIYEEDNNTDYMIVNERIGKHQKNRGKPYDAPARKGKQKVADVKRTSGGDVHAGVVCFKYGKPDHKSTGFSSNGMVRLLVIGPNLVLVLVSESQCQKPKQTQAGGKVFALVGTQTANKDRLIRGTCFINSTHLITIINTGATHCFIAADCVERLGLMLSSINGEIVVDTPAKGSTTTFLLCLKCALSIFDRDFVVDLVCLPLSGMNVILSMNWLKYHHVHINCYDKSVRFSTPEEEGVELCLLNSCDC, translated from the exons ATGCTAGCAATCGAGGATGATGAATGGCGGCTAGAGACTCGTTATAGATTTGAGACTGCAGATGAGGAGATCACTTGGGTCGTGTTTCGTAGGGAATTCATGAGGAAATATTATCTTGAAGATGTTTGGGGAAAGAAGGAAATTGAGTTTCTCGAACTGAAGCAGGCAAATAAGTTGGTTATtgagtatgctgcaaagtttgttAAGCTAGCCAAGTTTTATCCGCACTATAGCGAGGCGACAGCTGAAttttcaaagtgcatcaagtttgagaaggGGTTGCGCTCAGAGATCAAGAAAGCAGTCGAATACCAGAAGATTCGtgtctttgctgatttggttgatagTTGTCGAATCTATGAGGAGGATAATAATACTGATTATATGATTGTCAATGAGAGGATAGGTAAGCACCAAAAGAACCGTGGCAAGCCTTATGATGCTCCCGCTAGGAAAGGTAAACAGAAAGTTGCTGATGttaagagaactagtgggggagatgttCATGCTGGCGTGGTTTGTTTCAAATATGGGAAACCTGATCATAAGAGTACT GGATTTAGTAGTAATGGTATGGTTAGACTATTAGTTATCGGGCCTAACTTAGTGTTAGTGTTAGTAAGTGAGAG TCAGTGTCAGAAACCGAAGCAGACACAAGCTGGTGGAAAGGTGTTCGCTTTGGTTGGAACTCAAACAGCTAATAAGGACAGACTTATtagaggtacatgtttcattaatagtacTCATTTAATCACTATTATTAATACTGGTGCTACTCACTGCTTTATTGCTGctgattgtgttgaaagattgggtcttaTGTTGTCTTCTATTAATGGAGAAATTGTCGTCGATACTCCAGCTAAGGGATCGACGACTACTTTTCTTTTGTGCTTAAAGTGTGCTTTGTCGATCTTCGACAGAGACTTTGttgttgatttagtttgtttACCGTTAAGTGGGATGAATGTGATCTTAAGTATGAATTGGTTAAAGTATCACCATGTTCATATTAATTGTTATGATAAGTCGGTGAGGTTTTCCACTCCTGAAGAGGAGGGAGTTGAGTTGTGTCTGCTAAATAGTTGTGACTGTTAA